The genome window TTATGGACTCTGGTAAGTCACAGTTCTGCCCCAAACTGGACCCTCTTTAACCtgaattataattattaaagTTCATTGAATTACTATAAAAAATACTTTGTTATTCATTCAGTGGACATTTAATGGGGATCTACTATGTGCAAGTCAGTGCCCTGGACTTGGCCTACTACTGGATGCTACATACTAAATGCTACAATATACTCCACATTATATTCTGTACACTATAGAGGATATGATGGCTACTGTATCTATATTCTATATGCTTCCATATATTATATACTTTGTAATAAACAGTTCACATGACAGACTATATATAATGGGTAATGTACACAATATACCTTATGTAAATACCAGCACAGTGTTTTGCCATAATGGGTATTTCAAtgaatatatgttgaatgaatgaatatgataATCATTCTATATCATATTCTATTCTAGGAAGCCAGGCCATTCAAGATTTATTCTTCAACCACTTCTCCCTTCTTGGCCCTTTGTTTAaggacattttcctttctctactaCCTATTCTGGGTTCTTTGGGACAGGTAAATTTGCTGTCCCACCCAAGTCTGAGCTCTAAGCCTGAACCTACAGGGTGTCAGGAGTGCACAGGGCGGAATGAAAAGCTGACAACCAGGCGGTGGGCCCCGGGAAGGTCAGGGCAGGCCGGCTAGTAGGCTTGAAGGGACGCCAAGGGTGCCTTCCAGCCCCTTCCCGAGGTGTCCTGAATGTCTCCTGGTTCCTGgttctttttgcttctctgagAACAAAGTTCAGAGGATCATGAAGTCTCAGAACTGGAAGGGGTATTAGTGATAGAATGCCAGGCCAACACCCAGAAATCTaagccctcctccctcctccccacaccaACTAAGGCAGGCATCGGCTCCAAGCGCCCTTTAATTCTGCCTTAGTGGTAAGACTCTTTCTACTGTTTTCTGGGTTGTTCCCGGCTCCGTGGCTTTTTGAACAAGAAAGCTTGGGATCCCTTCCTAAGCTATAgcgaggaaggaaggaaggaggaagggagggaggatgggcAAGACGCTGAGAGCGTACCCATGGCAGGGAGGGCGAGCTACTAAAAGgacccctgccctccccagccACCTCCCCGGGCCGCGGCTCCTGCGCCCAGGCCAGCTCCGGCGCACGGAGGGAGGGTGCGAGCGAGGAGGGACTGAGGCGGGGTGGGGGGAAAGCTAGCGCGCGGGCGAGAGGAGGTGAGGCAGGAttggtggggaaggggagggccTGGGAGAGCCAAGGGGAGGGGCAGGCGGGGAGAGGGCGCGGTGGAGGGGGCGGCGGGTGCTGCCGGGGCTCGGCGCTTGGCTGCGGCGCGGGCAGGCAGGCGGGCTCCGGGACGCGAtgccgccgccgcctcctcgCCCGCCAGGGCTGCTCTGCCGGGGCTGAGCCTCCGCGTGAACCGCGAGCCGAGCGGCCGCCGGGCGCGCCGCAGCGCTGAAGATGGGCTGCGGCGGTAGCCGAGCGGATGCCATCGAGCCTCGCTACTACGAGAGCTGGACCCGGGAGACCGAGTCCACCTGGCTCACCTACACCGACTCGGACGCGCCGCCCAGCGCCGCCGCCCCGGACAGCGGCCCCGAGGCGGGCCTGCACGGGGGTGAGTGAGCCCGGCTCCCGACCCCGCCCGGCCCGGCTCCCCCCGCGCCCGGGAGGCCGCGGTCTGAGCAgtgagaaggggagggagggggcgcCAGAGGAAGTCGCAGCAGAGTGTTCCCGGAGAATTCGagacaggaggagggagaggggagagaatgtACAGACAGGCAGGACCTGCTTGCAGACGGACTAACGGACCCACGCCTAGGAATCGGGGTCAGCTGGAGCTGACCTGAGATCCCAACATTCTGCCCCTGCCTGTGCTTGCTCTTTGGGGATGGATGGGGTGAGAGGACAGCCCACCCACTCGTACGCACGCCTGTCCCACAGCCCAGCCTCAGCGCACCCAGCGCCCCCCGACCCGCTAGGCTGGCCTCCACCCTGCTTTGGTCCGCCTCCGCCCTCCGGCCACCTGCGTGCCCAGCCGGGTCACTTCACCCACTGGCGACCTGGCCCCTCTCTCCTTCGATTTGTAGACGAGGCGCCTGGCCGGGGTTGCCTGGGCGGAATTTTCCTTACCGCTGAGTCTTTTCTCCCTGCTGTGAAGGAGCCCCGTCGCGGGTTTCAAACCCCAGAATCCTAGTGCAGGGCGAAAAGAATGCACGCCTTCCTCATCGCTAGTTCTGTACTTAAGCTTGCTTTTCAGGCAGTTGTTTCATAGTAAAGACTTCTCCCCACCTCACGGTGCCTCAGTGCTTTATAAGAGGCAGGGTATAAAACTGGACTATGTAAGTTAAATGCTCTTACCAGTCACAAATCAGGATATGAAAAGAAAAGGCAGACACTCATAATCATAAGGTAAAGATGAAAATAGACTGACCTTTACTCTTAAACGTGTTGGTGtcattaaaagggaaaaagactCACTGCTTACTACATGGATATTGTCAAAAGCCAGATCAATCTTTGGATAAGAGCATTTTAAGTGTTTCCGGCACCATTGTGTTGTTTCTATACTTGgcatttttgagtaatgaaatctgcaaaatattaaataaggtTAATTTGAAGCAGTGTACATTATAAGGAGGAGGAATGAAATGTGAACTATTCTTAAAGGATAAATAATCCTAAATCCATACCTCCTGATTAAGAGATGTCATCTTAATCTTGAACATTGGTCTTTTCATCACTTTCGGCTGGCACCTTTTTTTCACATGAACTTTGTGAATAAAGTTTTCATGAGAACTATCAGTGAAAGCTGTGCAAGGCATTACACTGTATTTGTCTCTAATTTTTCTGACTCACAGTGGCAATCATAATGGTTATTTTATGTTGCTGGTGCTTTCAGCAAGTTTCCAAGTGATGGGTTGGCTGAATTCAGCGTCAGAATGAGGATAAGACCAGAGCCTTCTAAAAGGACCTGGTAAAATGCTACCAAAATGCTTTCCTGAGAACTAATGGTCCACAATTGCTGTTTTGTATCCAAGGCAAATGGGAATCTCAGTTAAATTGTCCAAGGATGGGCAATCCCTCAACTACTTCAGAACTCTTCCCCCAAGTTCCCATCCTCAAGAGTTCTTCCTGGGCCTCTGATCAGAGACTCCTTTAGTGTCTAATGGAAGCCACTTCTCTCCTGGCCACCTCAACCTCAGGCACTTTGAGAGCAGGGAATGGATCTAAGTTATCTTTGTATCTTCTGTGCTTGGTACACTGTGGAGCAGCACATACCTGGCATATGGTTGGGATTCAGTTTTTCTGAATGAATGGGCATGCTGTCTACACGCACCCTTTATTTGAACTTGGTCTTTATTTCTGTCAGCTCTTCCTAGATTCCCtccccttttttctcttcctttcagccctGGCTGTTAAAGTTTTCCCGCTTGAATTAGTTTAACCAAGATTCTCCCAAGTGCCTTTCTGATCCTACAGTTTCTCCAGAAAAGTTCTCTCCACCTTAACCCTACTCCACGGAAACACCAGGCTCCATTTCTTCTGTATGCCCCTCCCACCTCAACTCCACACTCATGTCTGCCACTAAGCCCCTATTTTAGCATATATGCCTTGAAATCTCATTTCAATTCTTAGTCCAATCCAGACTGAGGATGTGGCACATGACAGGGGtggaatgaatatttgttgaatgaattcagCCTTTCGCAGTGTAAAGGGGAGCATGTCTCCCCTAGTTCCACAAAGGAAAGTGTTTCTTGCCTCCTATTCCTCACTCCCAAAAGGATACTGAGCCTCTGGTTCCTGCTTTTTAAAGTTCATCTCCACCAGCTAGCAGAATTCATTAAGGTTTTGATTAGACTACTATGTCGGTTAGAATTTAAGACTTAGCTGAAGCCATGGTATCTGATATCCATTGCTTCCCTGTGTCACCAAAGCCTGTCTCCCTGTCACAGGAGGAAATTAAATTCGTCTAACATGATTTAGTCCTCATAAATCAGTTTGCTGGATTGATTTTTACTTCTGTTGTCTGATGGAGTTCTCCCAAGGAGTCTTTGAGGATATCATGAACCAGCAGCCTCAGCCATTCCATACAGTAGTAACTTCCTAGCATCATCTCTATTTAATCACAGGTCTCTCAAATGACATCCTTAAATGTCCTCATTTGGATGTTATTTAGGTggtttttccttctaatttctctaGGGAATAAAACATTTTAGTTTCTCTAGTTTGTAGTTTTAAATATTCTATAGTAACTGCTCTAGTATATGGAAGATTACAAAATTAGAGATAACACAACAAAATGATTTCTCTAAATAAACTGAAGGACAGACAAATAAAATGAAGAGCGTTTACTATTACCGTTAACCAACATTCTCTGATGCTTATTAAGGGTGCTTTATGTAAATCAGCTCATGCCATCCTCACAGCTGGAACTGAGGTGGAGCTGTCACCATCCCCCTTTTACAAGTGAGGGGATGAGGCTTAGAGAGTAACTTTTCCTGGTTCACAGGGCTATTAAGAGCTGTAGATAGAGCTGGAACCCAGCTGTGTCTGagtccaaagcccatgctcttaaatAGTGCCTTCTCCATTATTGGGCAAATAACAACAGAATTCTTGATTTTGTAGTTGATGGGACTCAAAGTCTAAATCTCATCTCCTGATATTCTAGACTGATCTCCGacagcaattttttttctgcagCATCTCCTGAGAATTGACCGTACCTTCCCTGGGAGAGGAGGCCTTCCTCCACCTTTCTGGAGCAGCTCCCTTTGTGAGAACCTCTTCCTGCTCCTTTCTTATTTCTCCCCAATGAACTATGGGAGTCTGTGTACAGACCTCTGCGTGAGCCCAGAGGAGGGATGAATGAGAATCAAGTCGAGCACAGACAGCCCTTTCAGTATTTGAAGACGGCTGACAGCTCCATCACAATTGGTCCTCCAGGCCAAATGCATGCAATCCCTTCAGTCATTTCTCAGGCCTCTCCTGGATCCCACCACATTTCTCCAGATGCTGTTTAGTTTGTCAGAGTCCCTCCTGATACGATGAACCTATGATTGACTTATACTCCAGGTGTGGGCTGAGCAGCATAGGGCAACATGAGGCTAATTATCGTGTGGGTCCTGAACCTCTACTGACACTTGCAAACTCAGgttaggttttgtttgttttgctgctgTTGTCATTGCCATATTACTTTGATCATTCCCATTaagcttgtgattggttggtccagtttgctaatgctgccagaatgcacaatggattggcttttataaagaaggtttattgggttacaaagttagtcttaaggccataaagtgtccaaggtaaggcatcagcaacagggtaccttcactgaagaaaggccattgacatcgggaaaaccactgttagctgtgaaggcatgtggctggtgtctgcttgctcccaggctacatttcaaaatggcgctcccaaaatgtcagcatcaactttcaacagccgtcttcaaaatcagtggctgtcttcaaaatgtctttctaagctgcagttgctctgagctccttctgtctgagcttttaatAATccagacccacgctgaatggacagggccacaccttcatggaaataatctaatcaaaggtattacccacagttgagtggtcacatctccatggaaaaaacctactccaaagattccaatttaatcaactaatacatctgcccccacaagattgcatcaaaggacatggtgtcttgggggacataatacatccaaaccagcacattggtTAAAACCCTTAGATCTTCTTTCTTCCCTGTCAAATTTGAGTCTATGTCATCAGGGAAATTATCTGCTTTTATACCCCCGTATATCCAGAAAATGGAACTGTGACTGGAATATGggtggcactcaataaatgtctgttgaatgaatgaatgagtaaataatcCCCTCCCCCTAATAAATCCGGACTTGTTCTTGATTCCGGTAGCTCAAACTTTGGGATTTTGCATTTATTCCTATTAAAATTCACCTTGTTGGATTTGGTTTAATGTTTAAACTTGCAGACATTGATTCATTTGATAAGGCTCTGAAAGCAATACTCTgggtctttgtttctctgtgttgatagactgaaaatgaaagacatTTCCTCCTTTGTTCATGTGATGTACATTTGacaaaaagatgaataagatgtGAGTGGGAAACAGACATAAGGGTGGATACACTTCAGGTCAGCCTGGTACATGTTGGAACAGCGTGAGGGAGATGGGCTGAGGAGCGCAGAGGACTAAGCAATTCATTCTGCCTGGGGAACTgcgggtgggaggtgggaggggccCTGAGGAGGGGGTCAGTCTGTGTACAGACCTCTGCGTGAGTCCAGAGGAGGGAGCAGGTGGGCTCACCTCACTGCTAGGAGAGGTGAAGGAAGGCCTCCTGGTTGCCAAGATTCCTTCCCTGAAAGTACATGTAGAGACCCCGCC of Choloepus didactylus isolate mChoDid1 chromosome 14, mChoDid1.pri, whole genome shotgun sequence contains these proteins:
- the BAALC gene encoding brain and acute leukemia cytoplasmic protein isoform X3, translating into MGCGGSRADAIEPRYYESWTRETESTWLTYTDSDAPPSAAAPDSGPEAGLHGGRYLEVVGAKVDLNGGRASR